The DNA window GGCACTGCCCGGAATCGCCTTGAAATCCATGACCATCGCCAGATCAAGCGGTTTGAAGATTTCGGCTCTCAGGAACGCGGGCAACGGTTGTCCGGATACCCGCGCCACGATCTCGCCGAGCAAGAAGTAGTTGGAGTTCGAATAGTCGAAGCGTTCACCGGGCTCGAATTGCAGCTCCGGCGCATCAGCCAACGCCCGCAGCGCCTGCTCCTGCGTCGTCCGATCGCTGTATTCGTACCCCTCGTCCTCCAGCAGGCCGATGTAGTCGGGGATGCCGCTGGTTTGGTTCATCACCTGTGCGACGGTCACCGTTTGTGCCCACGCGGGTAATCCCGGTACGTGGGTGGCGAGCGTGTCGTCGAGCGAGAGCTTTCCGGTCTGCGCAAGTAGCAGGATCGCAGCAGCAGTGAATTGCTTTGACACCGAAGCGATGTCGAACGCGGTGTCCTCAGTGATCGGTGCGCCGGTTTCCAGGTCCGCAAGGCCGCGAGCGCCCGCCCACACCACGTTTCCTTCGACTCCGACCGCGGCGGAGCATCCCGGCTCGTCGGCCTCGACGGAGCCGTCGAGCACGCTCTGACTGCGGGCTGCGAGCTCGGGGTCCGTCGCCGCTGCCCCGGTGGCTGCCGCCGTGCTCTCCTGTCTTGGTGGTGCGTGCGTCTGTGGGGAGTCTCCCCCGCCTGCGCATGCTCCGACTAACAGCACCACCGCGAGCAGCGCCGGCCAGCCTTTGACCGTTGCCGCACCGCGACCAGTCGCCATGGCGCCGAGGATATCGCCCCGAGCTTTGAATCAAGTGTCAGCGGCAGCAATTCGGATCGAGCACCCGCCGGTATCGCGCCCGGCTCAGTACCCGGCTTCATCGTCGCCCAGATCATCGGTGGACTCGTCGGGCTGGCGTCGAAACTCAATCCCGCCGCGGTGCAAATGATGCCCCTGAGACATCTGTGAACGGTGTGGCGGAAATTTTCCTGGCTAACCCAAGTTTTTCCCAGATTCAAGGTTGAATTTATCTGATTCGGGGAACATTGCCATTGGTCGGTGGCGTGATGGGAAACACCATCGATATGAATTCAACTGGATTCGGGCATCCACTTGAGGGGGGAAAAGATGGATCCTAGATTGAGTCCAAGCTGGATCATGGCGATTCTCGTGCCGGTGCTGATAGTGATGGCCATCGCGATCGTCGTAGAGCGTTTTCAACGCCGGCGGGATCACGCTGACGGCGTCCTGGTGTCCTTCGACGACCTACGGTTGACCGGAACTCAACTCCTTGTGGGGCGTGGGCGCGACGCCCAACGGTTCCCGCTCGCCGGGCTCCATGCCAAGGTCAACATCACCAGCTCGTCGGGCCAGGCCGGTACCGCCGATGTGCATCTCACCATCTAGAACGCGGGTCAAGACATCCACCGGTCGCAGCCGTACACCTACGGTGCCAGCGGCGGCGCGCAGGCGTTCGCGATCAAGTTCAACTTGCTCAGCGGCTACCGCCGCAACGCCACCGCCACGCCTGAGAACCACCTCTCGGATCGCCGCGTCGCCTGATTCGTCTCCCCGGCCGGTTGCGCTGGTGAGTCAGGTCTCTACTCCGTAGCCGCCACGGAGATCCTTATGGGCGGCTTTCAATACGCGGTCGCACAGCGCCACCAGCGCATCGACATCGAGCGCCGATTCGTCGCCGAGCTTCTTGAGCCACGATCCTTCTTCTTCCTTAAGCTCGGTCCACTTTCGCTCCCCAACGATCGCCTGATCGTCAGTCGGTGGGACGTCGGCGACTGCCTGAATCAGCTGCTTCTTGCACGTATCCAACTGTGTCAGCGAGTAGCCGTGCTCGCGGAATTGACGGTCCCATTCGTCAAGTACTAACTCGGTGAGGTCGCGGACGGGTTCGGCGGCATAAATCATCAACTCGGCGATTCCGTCGTCGAGGCCCAGCCGTCTACGAAATTCGTACAATTCCCTGATTGCCTCAGCCCGCCTCTGGCTGGGGCTCTGTTCGGTGACTTCCGCGCCGGCGAGTTGTTCTGCTCCGCGTCGAAGGTGGAGGGTCGCGGAGATGAGGGACTTCAGGACGGCCTTTTTGTCGTCGCCCGCCCGCTTCTCGTAGTCGAGGACCAACGCATGGTCCCTTTCCTCTTTCTTCGTTCTGGCGTCGATGCGCTTGGTCCAAATCGCCACCGCCGCAGTCGATACAACGGACGCGAACGGCACCAGCGTGGTCGAGAGCAACGTGACCCAACTCATCGCGTTGATAGTCCCCGAGGCGTGTGCACGACGCTCAGTGTGCCTGACTGTGTCGTAGCGCACGACGGATTAACAGGCATCGGTCGATGGTGATCCGAGGCGCGGAGCCCCCAAAGCCGCAAAGAAAAGTCGCGGACCTGAGTAGGTCCGCGACTTCTCCGATGTCATGCGACACCGCAGGCGTGGCAGGTACAGGATTCGAACCTGTGTAGGCGTTAGCCGACGGATTTACAGTCCGCTCCCATTGGCCGCTCGGGCAACCTGCCTGGGTGCTGCACCCCCGGGGTGCCGGTTTGGTGCGAATAGCAGGGTACAACGAGGATGGGGCTAAGACGAAAACGCACCGACATTCGAGGAGGGCCGAGTCCAATGGCGGATTCATCGTTCGACATCGTGAGCAAGGTCGACCGTCAAGAGGCCGACAACGCGCTGAACCAGGCGGCCAAGGAGCTGTCCACCCGCTACGACTTCCGCGGCACCGACACGTCCATCGCCTGGCAGGGCGACGAGACCGTCGTGATCACGTCTTCGACCGAGGAGCGGGTCAAGGCGGCGATCGACGTCTTCAAGGAGAAGCTGATCCGCCGCGACATCTCCATGAAAGCCTTCGATGCCGGCGAGCCGCAGGCCTCGGGCAAGACCTACAAGGTCAGCGGCCAGATCAAGCAGGGCATCAGCAGCGAGGACGCCAAGAAGATCACCAAGATCATCCGCGACGAGGGCCCCAAGGGCGTCAAGGCCCAGATCCAGGGCGAGGAGATCCGGGTCTCGTCGAAGAAACGTGATGATCTGCAGGCGGTTCAGGCGTTACTGAAGGGCGCCGACCTCGACGTGGCGTTGCAGTTCGTCAACTACCGCTGACGATCTCTAGCCGATCGACACCAACCCGTCGATCTGATCCGTGGGCAGGTCGCCGTCCACGATAGCGGTCACCGTCATCCAGTTGAGGTTGATGCCGCCCTTGTGGTTGTCCAAGAAGGCGGTGTCGGCGGCATCGCGGCCGGTGGCGATGCGAACCAACGTCTGCCGCGGCGCCAGCAGGGTGGCATCGACGACCCGCCACTGTCCGTCGACGAACGCCTCGGCGACGGCGTGAAAGTCCATCGGGTACAGCCCCGGTGCATACACCGAAACAAGACGGGCCGGTACGAAGACGGCCCGGAGTAGCGCAACCACGAGGTGGGCGTAATCGCGGCAGACACCGGTGCCGGCGAGCAAGGTGTCGGCCGCCCCATCGATCGGATCACTGGATCCGGGCACGTAGTTCAGCCGCGTCCCCACCCATGAGGACACCCGCTCCAGCAGCGTCTCCGAATCGACATACTTACCGAATTCCGTCTCCGCGAAGCCGAAGAACTTATCGGACTCCGCGTATCGGCTCGGACGAAGGTACATGGACTGGTCATACTCGGTCACCGGCGCCGCGTCGGTACGTCCGGTCACGGTGGCCGCGTAGTCGACCTTCAACACCCCGGGCGGGACCTGCAGTTTGTGGATGCGATTCCCGTGCGTTCCGCTTATCTCCAAGGGCTGCACGGGTTTTCCATCCAGGATGAAGGACAGCGACTCCGACACTTGGGCATTGGGGTGCGGCGCGACCGCGATCTGAAACTCCAGTTCGGTCGGCGCGGTGATGGCGACTTCGAGCTCTGCGCCCACGTCTCGCTTCATGGTGCTGATGATGCGCCTCTCAGTCAGGATCCGCGAGCCGGCCGGCGGCCAGGCCCAATCGTGGGAGAAGCGCCTATCCCCTCGGCGTTGACCCGCGCCACTGCATCTACCCACATGTGTTCGCGACAAACCCGTCCGCGCAGCTCGCCGACAGTCATACGCTGATCGGCATGGCATCTGCGCAACGCGAACCCAAAGTCGTCGTCCTCGGTGGAGGCTCCTGGGGCACCACCGTGGCGTCCATCTGCGCCCGACGAGGGCCGACGCTGCAATGGGTGCGCTCCGAGGAGACCGCCAACGACATCAACGAGAAACATC is part of the Mycolicibacterium tusciae JS617 genome and encodes:
- a CDS encoding serine hydrolase domain-containing protein, with the protein product MATGRGAATVKGWPALLAVVLLVGACAGGGDSPQTHAPPRQESTAAATGAAATDPELAARSQSVLDGSVEADEPGCSAAVGVEGNVVWAGARGLADLETGAPITEDTAFDIASVSKQFTAAAILLLAQTGKLSLDDTLATHVPGLPAWAQTVTVAQVMNQTSGIPDYIGLLEDEGYEYSDRTTQEQALRALADAPELQFEPGERFDYSNSNYFLLGEIVARVSGQPLPAFLRAEIFKPLDLAMVMDFKAIPGSALPYEYDEDTRTYNVAVTAWEQVGDGGVQTTPSQLVRWADNYRTGKVGGQALLDAQLTGAADTGDDGDRYGAGIFILSDGSLDHDGSWAGYVTAFHVSADRRTAVAVSCNTDTQDPGVIAEELEGIWI
- a CDS encoding YajQ family cyclic di-GMP-binding protein, translated to MADSSFDIVSKVDRQEADNALNQAAKELSTRYDFRGTDTSIAWQGDETVVITSSTEERVKAAIDVFKEKLIRRDISMKAFDAGEPQASGKTYKVSGQIKQGISSEDAKKITKIIRDEGPKGVKAQIQGEEIRVSSKKRDDLQAVQALLKGADLDVALQFVNYR
- a CDS encoding transglutaminase-like domain-containing protein; this encodes MKRDVGAELEVAITAPTELEFQIAVAPHPNAQVSESLSFILDGKPVQPLEISGTHGNRIHKLQVPPGVLKVDYAATVTGRTDAAPVTEYDQSMYLRPSRYAESDKFFGFAETEFGKYVDSETLLERVSSWVGTRLNYVPGSSDPIDGAADTLLAGTGVCRDYAHLVVALLRAVFVPARLVSVYAPGLYPMDFHAVAEAFVDGQWRVVDATLLAPRQTLVRIATGRDAADTAFLDNHKGGINLNWMTVTAIVDGDLPTDQIDGLVSIG